In Pseudoalteromonas sp. '520P1 No. 423', the following proteins share a genomic window:
- a CDS encoding GbsR/MarR family transcriptional regulator — translation MIMTAKIESFVMHCGEMGSRWGFNRTVGQMYGLLIIYEEALSAVQISEALNISRGNVSMGIKELQSWRLVQVHHKPKDRKEYYSPAGSIWEMATRVFEERRKREVDPTLSLLRDNLLDEPGNQQEQYAQDKMHEIHDLLETITHWAGELQTMTPDKLNTLMKLGAGVSKVIDMKDKFMKNG, via the coding sequence ATGATAATGACAGCTAAAATTGAATCGTTTGTAATGCATTGTGGCGAAATGGGCAGTCGCTGGGGGTTTAACCGTACGGTTGGGCAAATGTATGGTTTATTAATCATTTATGAAGAAGCGCTTAGTGCGGTGCAAATATCTGAAGCACTTAATATTTCTCGCGGTAATGTCAGTATGGGCATTAAAGAGTTACAGTCGTGGCGTTTAGTGCAAGTGCATCATAAACCAAAAGATCGTAAAGAATATTACTCACCAGCAGGCTCAATTTGGGAAATGGCTACTCGTGTATTTGAAGAGCGTCGCAAACGCGAAGTTGACCCTACTCTATCATTGCTTCGTGATAATTTATTAGATGAACCAGGCAATCAGCAAGAACAATACGCGCAAGATAAAATGCATGAAATACATGACTTACTTGAAACTATCACACATTGGGCTGGTGAATTACAAACAATGACCCCTGATAAACTCAATACTTTAATGAAACTTGGTGCTGGGGTTAGTAAAGTCATCGATATGAAAGACAAGTTCATGAAAAATGGTTAA
- the cydB gene encoding cytochrome d ubiquinol oxidase subunit II, with the protein MFEENTLAVVFVSLMGLSVLLYAILDGFDLGVGVLLPLDQKDDADTMIASIGPFWDANETWLVLAVGLLLIAFPAAHSFVFKELYLPTAVLLISLVLRGVAFDFRAKAAFSHKPTWNKVFKAGSLFAALSQGYMLGMYVMGFESTLAAYSFSLLSAFGVAAAYSYIGACWLIMKTEGDLQIQAVEWAKKSGLICFLGVLAVSLVNPLINPEVYAKWFSWPNTFYILPLPIICFALFIFSYIQLKQLPKVNDKGCWRPFVAAVVIFTLCFFGLAFSFFPYIVPNKLTIWETAAAPESLSFLLWGTIIVVPVIFSYTAFSYRVFWGKVQELRYH; encoded by the coding sequence ATGTTTGAAGAAAATACATTAGCAGTCGTCTTTGTCTCACTTATGGGTTTATCTGTTCTACTTTATGCCATTTTGGATGGCTTTGACTTAGGTGTAGGTGTTTTACTCCCCCTAGATCAAAAAGATGATGCAGATACCATGATAGCTTCAATTGGTCCTTTTTGGGATGCCAATGAAACTTGGTTAGTTTTGGCTGTTGGGTTATTACTTATTGCATTTCCAGCAGCACATAGCTTTGTATTTAAAGAGCTATATTTACCGACCGCAGTATTATTGATAAGCCTAGTGCTACGTGGTGTCGCTTTTGACTTTAGAGCAAAAGCAGCGTTTAGCCATAAACCCACATGGAACAAAGTGTTTAAAGCAGGTTCTTTATTTGCAGCTTTAAGCCAAGGTTATATGTTAGGCATGTATGTTATGGGGTTTGAAAGTACATTGGCTGCATATAGCTTTAGTTTACTCAGTGCGTTTGGTGTTGCTGCAGCATATAGTTATATTGGTGCATGCTGGTTAATCATGAAAACTGAAGGAGACTTGCAAATTCAAGCAGTTGAGTGGGCTAAAAAATCTGGATTAATTTGTTTTCTCGGTGTCCTTGCAGTATCACTGGTAAACCCTTTGATCAATCCAGAAGTTTACGCAAAATGGTTTTCTTGGCCTAATACCTTCTATATTTTACCGCTGCCGATCATTTGCTTTGCGTTGTTTATATTTAGCTACATACAATTAAAGCAGTTACCTAAAGTTAATGACAAAGGATGCTGGCGCCCATTTGTGGCTGCTGTTGTTATATTTACTTTATGTTTTTTTGGTTTAGCCTTTAGCTTCTTTCCTTATATAGTGCCAAATAAATTAACAATTTGGGAAACTGCCGCAGCGCCTGAGTCTTTAAGCTTTTTATTATGGGGCACCATAATAGTTGTACCAGTTATCTTTAGTTATACAGCATTTTCCTACCGCGTATTCTGGGGGAAAGTGCAAGAGCTAAGATATCATTAA
- a CDS encoding glycoside hydrolase family 3 protein, with protein sequence MNINKQSLLSIMVVSSLVGCSVENERFQKVEDKKAIWPKIVSQVPKDENVEIKVEQLLSNMTLEQKVAQMIQPEIRDITVEDMRNYGFGSYLNGGGSFPNSDKHATPQDWIKLAEDMYQASIDDSIDGSSIPTMWGTDAVHGHNNVIGATLFPHNIGLGAANNPALIKKIAQVTATEVMVTGIDWVFAPTVATVRDDRWGRTYEGYSEDPKIVKTYASAIVKGLQGTADNNFLGDDKVISTVKHFIGDGGTMDGDDQGNNIASEQALHDIHGQGYIGGLTAGAQSVMASFNSWKGRKAHGNKYLLTNVLKKQMGFDGFVVGDWNGHGQVKGCSNESCPQAVNSGLDIFMVPTNAWRPLLENTLKQVEEGEISQSRIDDAVSRILRVKVRAGLFDKPSPAKRVLSGKTELIGSKAHRKIAQQAVRESLVLLKNKDNLLPLSPKINLLVAGDAAHNIGKQSGGWTITWQGTNNVNADFPGGSSIYDGLAEQVKAAGGQIVLSEDGSFTEKPDVAVVVFGEEPYAEGQGDIEDLAYQKGIKSDLKLLHKLKAQGIPVVSIFISGRPMWVNAELNASDAFLAAWLPGSEGKAIADVLLMDQENRIQHDFKGKLSFSWPKTPEQIVNLNDEKYQPLLPYGFGLQYGDKNLLADNLLETFDFTKGQTAGLHIFTGKIVEPWIVSLVSDKQIIAIASNTVTLPGIKYRTVDKKVQEDAFRIEFDGSKHAGVEFNHKVKGSERLSTSLIKHSRLLLNMKRESKVIAPVHINLNCDKNSIDSAGCVMQQDISQKLALLPKGQWSDLSIDTKCFTNNESLLTENITALKLSTAAMLDLSISDIRFESNEEFETINCH encoded by the coding sequence ATGAACATTAATAAACAATCGTTGCTCAGTATAATGGTAGTTTCAAGCTTGGTTGGATGCTCTGTAGAAAACGAACGCTTTCAAAAAGTTGAAGATAAAAAAGCAATTTGGCCAAAAATAGTTTCACAAGTACCTAAAGATGAAAATGTTGAAATTAAAGTTGAACAACTTTTATCTAATATGACATTAGAACAAAAAGTAGCACAAATGATCCAGCCTGAAATACGTGATATTACAGTTGAAGATATGCGTAATTATGGTTTTGGCTCATATTTAAATGGTGGGGGGTCATTTCCTAATTCCGATAAACACGCGACACCACAAGATTGGATAAAACTAGCTGAAGATATGTACCAGGCATCAATAGATGATTCAATAGATGGCTCATCTATTCCTACTATGTGGGGGACGGATGCTGTTCATGGTCACAATAATGTAATAGGTGCAACACTCTTTCCTCACAATATTGGTTTAGGTGCGGCAAACAATCCAGCTTTAATAAAAAAAATTGCGCAAGTAACAGCAACAGAAGTCATGGTTACAGGTATTGATTGGGTATTTGCACCTACTGTTGCTACTGTACGAGATGACCGATGGGGTAGAACTTATGAAGGGTATTCTGAAGATCCTAAAATAGTAAAAACATATGCAAGTGCCATAGTGAAAGGCCTGCAAGGTACTGCTGATAATAACTTTTTAGGCGACGATAAAGTGATCAGCACAGTGAAGCACTTTATTGGTGATGGCGGTACAATGGATGGCGATGACCAAGGTAATAATATTGCTTCAGAGCAAGCTTTACACGACATTCATGGGCAAGGTTATATTGGCGGTTTAACTGCTGGCGCACAATCAGTTATGGCGTCATTTAATAGTTGGAAAGGACGAAAAGCGCACGGGAATAAATATTTATTAACTAACGTATTAAAAAAACAAATGGGCTTTGATGGTTTTGTTGTAGGTGATTGGAATGGCCACGGTCAAGTGAAAGGCTGTAGCAATGAAAGTTGCCCACAAGCAGTAAATTCTGGGCTCGATATCTTTATGGTGCCAACAAATGCTTGGAGACCTTTACTTGAAAATACCCTAAAACAAGTTGAGGAGGGTGAGATATCACAATCGAGAATTGATGATGCCGTTTCTCGGATTTTACGTGTAAAAGTACGCGCGGGTTTATTTGACAAACCAAGTCCGGCTAAACGTGTTTTATCAGGAAAAACCGAGCTAATTGGTAGTAAAGCACATAGGAAAATTGCACAACAAGCAGTAAGAGAGTCTCTTGTTCTATTAAAAAATAAAGATAACCTATTACCTTTGTCACCTAAGATAAATTTATTAGTCGCAGGGGATGCAGCGCATAATATTGGCAAGCAATCGGGTGGATGGACTATTACTTGGCAAGGCACAAATAATGTTAATGCAGATTTCCCTGGAGGCAGTTCTATTTATGATGGTTTAGCTGAACAAGTTAAAGCCGCTGGTGGCCAGATTGTTTTGAGTGAAGATGGCAGCTTTACAGAAAAACCTGATGTTGCAGTGGTGGTTTTTGGTGAAGAGCCCTATGCCGAAGGGCAAGGTGATATTGAAGATTTAGCATATCAAAAAGGAATTAAATCAGACTTAAAATTACTTCATAAACTTAAAGCACAAGGAATACCTGTTGTTTCTATTTTTATAAGCGGCCGCCCTATGTGGGTAAATGCAGAGCTCAATGCCAGTGATGCGTTTTTAGCTGCTTGGTTACCAGGCTCTGAAGGCAAAGCAATTGCAGATGTATTGTTGATGGATCAAGAGAATCGTATTCAGCATGATTTTAAAGGAAAGTTATCATTTTCTTGGCCTAAAACACCGGAGCAAATTGTTAATCTTAATGATGAGAAATATCAACCATTATTACCATATGGTTTTGGTTTGCAATATGGGGATAAAAACCTACTGGCTGATAACTTATTAGAAACATTTGATTTTACTAAAGGTCAAACTGCTGGATTGCATATCTTTACAGGTAAAATAGTCGAGCCATGGATCGTGAGTTTAGTTTCTGATAAACAAATTATAGCAATCGCTTCAAATACAGTAACTTTGCCTGGGATTAAATACAGAACGGTAGATAAAAAAGTACAAGAAGATGCTTTTAGAATTGAGTTTGATGGAAGCAAACACGCTGGTGTTGAGTTTAATCATAAGGTCAAGGGCTCTGAAAGGTTAAGTACGAGTTTAATAAAGCATTCACGATTATTACTGAATATGAAAAGAGAAAGTAAGGTAATAGCACCGGTTCATATTAATTTAAATTGTGATAAAAATTCAATTGATTCAGCTGGCTGTGTAATGCAGCAGGATATAAGTCAAAAGCTGGCTTTATTACCAAAAGGACAATGGTCTGACTTATCAATAGATACAAAATGTTTTACAAATAATGAATCTCTGTTAACTGAAAATATTACAGCACTTAAGCTGAGTACTGCTGCAATGTTAGATTTATCTATTAGTGATATTCGTTTTGAGTCAAATGAGGAATTTGAAACTATTAATTGTCATTAG
- a CDS encoding cytochrome ubiquinol oxidase subunit I: protein MLETLMLSRIQFAANISFHILFPTITIALSWFLFYFKLRFDQTADPVWMRAYRFWVKIFALTFAIGVVSGITMSFQFGTNWPKFMETVGNIAGPLLGYEVLTAFFLEAGFLGIMLFGINKVSARVHTISTLIVAIGTSLSAFWILALNSWMQTPQGHEIRDGVAFPVDWLAIIFNPSFPYRLMHMLIASGLTAAFLVAGISAYRLLKGDDKQAPKLTLKIALTVAALLTPLQVFVGDMHGLNTLEHQPQKIAAMEGVWHTEKGAPLLLFAVPDEEQKTNHFEIAIPNMASFILTHDLNGEIKGLNEFEGNHPPVAPVFFAFRLMVGLGMLMLAIAWFSRIQLWRKKQLPPWLLKALVAMSFSGWVATLAGWYVTEIGRQPWLVTGVLTIKDAATDIAAENVGFTLIMYLTLYVVILVAYLHTVFTMAGRAVEIEEISDDEKVKPVVYLHNVVKG, encoded by the coding sequence ATGTTAGAAACCTTAATGCTCTCACGCATACAGTTTGCAGCAAATATTAGTTTTCATATCCTGTTCCCTACAATTACCATCGCATTAAGTTGGTTTTTGTTTTATTTCAAATTACGTTTTGATCAAACTGCCGATCCAGTTTGGATGCGTGCTTATCGTTTTTGGGTCAAAATTTTTGCTTTAACTTTTGCGATCGGTGTAGTTAGTGGTATTACCATGTCTTTTCAATTTGGTACTAATTGGCCAAAGTTTATGGAAACCGTTGGTAATATTGCAGGGCCTTTACTCGGTTATGAAGTGCTAACCGCTTTCTTTTTAGAGGCTGGATTCTTAGGCATTATGCTATTTGGCATTAATAAAGTATCAGCGAGAGTTCATACTATTTCAACTTTAATTGTAGCAATAGGTACAAGCTTATCTGCATTTTGGATTTTAGCTTTAAATTCATGGATGCAAACGCCGCAAGGTCATGAAATTCGTGATGGTGTTGCTTTTCCTGTAGATTGGCTGGCAATCATTTTTAATCCTTCATTCCCTTATAGACTCATGCATATGTTGATTGCATCTGGTTTAACTGCTGCGTTTTTAGTTGCAGGGATAAGTGCGTATCGCTTATTAAAAGGTGACGATAAACAAGCACCTAAATTAACTTTAAAAATAGCTTTAACCGTTGCTGCATTGCTTACACCATTACAAGTTTTTGTAGGTGATATGCACGGTTTAAATACCCTAGAACATCAGCCACAAAAAATCGCGGCAATGGAAGGTGTATGGCACACCGAAAAAGGCGCACCATTATTGTTGTTTGCTGTGCCAGATGAAGAACAAAAAACCAATCATTTTGAAATTGCTATTCCTAATATGGCTAGTTTTATATTAACTCATGATTTAAATGGTGAAATAAAAGGTTTGAACGAATTTGAAGGTAATCACCCTCCAGTGGCACCTGTATTTTTTGCTTTTAGACTTATGGTAGGTCTTGGTATGTTAATGCTTGCAATCGCTTGGTTTAGCCGAATTCAGTTATGGCGTAAAAAGCAATTACCTCCTTGGTTACTCAAAGCCTTAGTTGCTATGAGTTTCTCTGGCTGGGTTGCGACACTCGCTGGTTGGTATGTGACCGAAATTGGCCGTCAACCTTGGTTAGTGACAGGCGTGCTAACAATAAAAGATGCTGCAACCGATATCGCAGCAGAAAACGTGGGCTTTACTTTAATTATGTATCTGACTTTATACGTTGTTATTTTGGTTGCATATCTACATACCGTTTTCACTATGGCTGGCCGAGCTGTAGAAATTGAAGAAATAAGCGATGATGAAAAAGTAAAACCGGTTGTTTATCTTCATAATGTAGTTAAGGGGTAG